One genomic window of Quercus robur chromosome 6, dhQueRobu3.1, whole genome shotgun sequence includes the following:
- the LOC126689395 gene encoding major allergen Pru av 1-like: MGDFTYENNLVPKSPPQVIRNAEIIEGNGGPRTIKETIIVEGIGPMNHTRQISDDGVEQESLSYHIIGGDRNNGTFSNISCETKTTTTPDGGYSYHSSRSSESYYSSSTVTTGNATGTEGFKTIENHPHPHAYN, translated from the exons ATGGGTGATTTCACTTATGAGAATAACCTCGTCCCAAAGTCTCCACCTCAGGTCATTAGGAATGCTGAAATCATTGAAGGAAATGGAGGCCCTAGAACCATCAAGGAGACCATCATTGTCGAAG GCATCGGCCCAATGAACCATACAAGGCAGATTTCTGATGATGGGGTTGAACAGGAAAGCTTATCATACCACATCATTGGAGGTGATCGTAACAACGGCACATTTAGTAATATCTCATGTGAGACCAAAACAACGACAACCCCTGATGGTGGTTATAGCTATCACAGCAGCCGCTCCAGCGAAAGTTACTACTCAAGCTCGACGGTGACAACGGGCAATGCCACAGGCACAGAAGGCTTCAAGACTATTGAGAACCACCCTCATCCTCATGCCTACAACTAA